In the genome of Thermodesulfobacteriota bacterium, one region contains:
- the dksA gene encoding RNA polymerase-binding protein DksA, with product MNEDRRRFFKEILIKKMASLTGIAEDTVTRMSEGDGTFPDPLDRAMTEANTSIELRTRDRERKLISKIQKAIRKTEDGTYGVCETCGDDITEDRLLVRPETTLCLECKEEQEQEEKQFGK from the coding sequence ATGAATGAAGATAGACGCCGGTTTTTTAAAGAAATTCTAATAAAGAAAATGGCCAGCCTTACGGGTATAGCTGAAGATACTGTTACAAGAATGAGCGAAGGGGATGGAACATTTCCTGACCCACTTGACCGCGCCATGACTGAAGCTAATACCTCTATTGAGCTTAGAACAAGAGATAGAGAAAGAAAACTAATATCCAAGATCCAAAAAGCTATTCGGAAAACCGAAGACGGCACATACGGGGTATGTGAGACGTGTGGGGATGATATTACCGAAGACAGGCTTTTGGTAAGGCCTGAAACGACTCTTTGTTTAGAGTGCAAGGAGGAGCAGGAACAGGAAGAAAAACAGTTTGGAAAGTAA